A genome region from Pseudomonas sp. N3-W includes the following:
- a CDS encoding alpha/beta fold hydrolase, translated as MSPALSRWLPGVLLAAALPVAAYADGPQYGPELQGFDYPYTVKHFNFQSQGKALQMGYMDVAAHGKANGRSVVLMHGKNFCGATWDTSIKALSEAGYRVIAPDQIGFCTSSKPDNYQYSFQQLATNTQQLLKALGIQKATLVGHSTGGMLATRYALQYPEQVEQLALVNPIGLEDWKALGVPYRTVDQWNERELKVTADNIREYERSTYYAGQWKPEFERWVTMLAGLNNGPGKKQVAWNSALIYDMIFTQPVYYEFKDLKMPTLLLIGTADTTAIGKDLAPPAVKAKIGHYEVLGKAVAKLIPQSTLVEFPGLGHAPQMEEPAKFHQALLAWLSKSNPVR; from the coding sequence GCCCTCTCCCGCTGGTTGCCCGGTGTTTTGCTCGCCGCTGCGCTACCCGTTGCAGCTTACGCCGATGGCCCGCAGTACGGCCCTGAACTGCAAGGTTTCGACTACCCGTACACAGTCAAGCACTTCAACTTCCAGTCCCAGGGCAAGGCCTTGCAGATGGGTTACATGGACGTCGCCGCGCATGGCAAGGCCAACGGTCGCAGCGTGGTGCTGATGCACGGCAAGAACTTTTGCGGCGCCACCTGGGACACCTCGATCAAGGCGCTGAGCGAAGCCGGCTACCGGGTCATCGCACCCGACCAGATCGGCTTCTGCACCTCCAGCAAACCGGACAACTATCAATACAGCTTCCAGCAACTGGCGACCAACACCCAGCAGTTGCTCAAGGCGCTGGGCATCCAGAAGGCCACCCTGGTCGGTCACTCCACGGGCGGCATGCTCGCCACCCGCTACGCACTGCAATACCCGGAGCAGGTCGAGCAACTGGCGCTGGTCAATCCCATTGGCCTGGAAGACTGGAAAGCCCTCGGCGTGCCGTATCGCACCGTCGATCAATGGAACGAACGAGAGCTGAAAGTCACCGCCGACAACATCCGCGAATACGAGCGCAGCACCTATTACGCAGGCCAATGGAAGCCGGAATTCGAACGCTGGGTGACCATGCTCGCGGGCCTGAACAACGGACCCGGCAAGAAACAGGTAGCGTGGAACTCGGCGCTGATCTACGACATGATCTTCACCCAGCCGGTGTACTACGAGTTCAAGGACCTGAAAATGCCGACGCTCTTGCTGATTGGCACGGCCGACACCACCGCCATCGGCAAGGACCTCGCACCGCCAGCGGTGAAGGCGAAAATCGGCCACTATGAAGTGCTCGGCAAAGCCGTGGCGAAACTGATCCCGCAGTCCACTCTGGTGGAGTTCCCGGGGCTGGGCCACGCACCGCAAATGGAAGAACCGGCAAAATTTCACCAGGCCCTGCTTGCCTGGCTGAGCAAGTCCAACCCCGTACGTTGA
- a CDS encoding D-2-hydroxyacid dehydrogenase family protein, producing the protein MAVQIAVIDDWQDVARGVVDWTVLDSIGEVSFVHDFPADNDTLAKRLAAYEVICVMRERTRFDEDLLRRLPKLKLLVTGGMRNAALDLKATAKLGIQVCGTDSYKHAAPELTWALIMAATRDLVNEANALRADKWQQGLGGDLHGKTLAILGLGSIGKRVAQFGQVFGMRVIAWSENLTAERAAESGVTYVSKQQLFEQADVLSVHLVLSDRSRGLVDAQALSWMKPTALLVNTARGPIVDEAALIKALQKNRLAGAALDVFEHEPLPAQHPFRTLENVLATPHVGYVSRQNYEQFFSQMIEDIQSWAAGTPVRILG; encoded by the coding sequence ATGGCAGTGCAGATCGCGGTAATCGATGACTGGCAGGATGTGGCGCGCGGGGTGGTGGACTGGACGGTACTGGACAGCATCGGCGAGGTGAGTTTTGTGCATGACTTCCCGGCAGACAACGACACCCTGGCCAAACGTCTGGCCGCATACGAGGTGATCTGCGTGATGCGCGAACGTACACGCTTCGACGAAGACCTGCTGCGCCGTTTGCCGAAACTGAAATTGCTGGTGACCGGCGGCATGCGCAATGCCGCACTGGACCTCAAGGCCACCGCAAAGCTGGGCATTCAGGTGTGCGGCACCGACAGCTACAAGCACGCGGCCCCCGAATTGACCTGGGCACTGATCATGGCCGCTACCCGCGATCTGGTGAACGAGGCCAATGCCCTGCGTGCCGACAAGTGGCAGCAAGGGCTGGGCGGTGATCTGCACGGCAAGACCCTGGCGATTCTCGGGCTGGGCAGCATTGGCAAACGGGTGGCGCAATTCGGTCAGGTGTTCGGCATGCGGGTGATTGCCTGGAGCGAGAATCTGACGGCTGAACGCGCGGCTGAATCGGGCGTCACCTATGTCAGCAAGCAACAATTGTTTGAACAGGCTGATGTGTTGTCGGTGCATCTGGTACTCAGTGACCGCTCCCGCGGGCTGGTGGATGCACAGGCCTTGAGCTGGATGAAACCGACCGCACTGCTGGTCAACACCGCACGCGGGCCGATTGTCGATGAAGCGGCGCTGATCAAGGCATTACAGAAAAACCGCCTGGCCGGCGCAGCGCTTGATGTGTTCGAGCACGAGCCGCTGCCGGCGCAGCACCCGTTCAGGACGCTGGAGAATGTGCTGGCCACGCCGCATGTGGGGTACGTGAGCCGGCAGAACTATGAGCAGTTCTTTTCGCAGATGATCGAGGATATCCAAAGCTGGGCGGCGGGGACGCCGGTACGGATTCTAGGCTGA
- the glgA gene encoding glycogen synthase GlgA, translating to MVSAALDIQGERAHQQVGESSAAGVPNVQPVIVPGTRTLAPVASQNPNKKKVLFVTSEIADLVKTGGLGDVSAALPRAMAHLHDVRVLIPGYPQVLNSENPIHIIGELGGHAALPPCKIGRMDMPDGLVIYVLICPELYEREGSPYGANNGRDWPDNHIRFARLGLAAADIAANLAQIHWCPDLVHAHDWPAGLAPAYMHWRGQRTPTLFTIHNLAYQGVTSLGSCPELGIPMHALQQEGMEFYGKMSFLKAGMAYSSHITTVSATYAQEITTPDFGCGLDGFLAAKTQQGLLSGIPNGIDESWDAATDPHLFRPFAIGDWEGKAVNAAHVRELFGLKDSKGPLFAVVSRLVYQKGLDLTEAVSEYIVANGGQIAIIGRGEPEEEQAMRELALRFPGQVGVRIGFNETDARRMFAGSDFLLMPSRYEPCGLSQMYAQRFGSLPVARNTGGLADTIENGVTGFLFDESTVESYREALSRAFKVFAFPDLLNAMRCRAMAAPFNWCKAVEPYAELYEQLVGKALGKSGKQ from the coding sequence ATGGTCAGTGCGGCTTTAGATATTCAGGGAGAACGTGCTCATCAGCAGGTCGGCGAATCGAGCGCCGCAGGTGTCCCGAACGTGCAACCGGTCATTGTGCCGGGCACCAGGACGCTGGCACCGGTTGCCAGTCAGAATCCCAACAAGAAGAAAGTATTGTTTGTCACCTCGGAAATAGCCGACCTGGTCAAGACCGGCGGCCTGGGGGACGTTTCCGCCGCATTGCCACGCGCAATGGCGCATCTGCATGACGTGCGGGTGCTGATTCCCGGCTACCCGCAAGTGCTCAACAGCGAAAACCCGATCCACATCATTGGCGAACTGGGTGGCCACGCCGCACTGCCGCCGTGCAAGATCGGGCGCATGGACATGCCTGACGGCCTGGTCATCTATGTGTTGATCTGCCCCGAACTGTACGAGCGCGAAGGCTCGCCCTACGGCGCCAACAACGGTCGCGACTGGCCGGACAACCACATTCGCTTCGCCCGTCTGGGCCTGGCAGCGGCCGATATCGCCGCCAACCTTGCGCAGATTCACTGGTGCCCGGACCTGGTGCACGCCCATGACTGGCCCGCCGGCCTGGCCCCCGCTTACATGCACTGGCGCGGGCAACGCACCCCGACCCTCTTCACCATCCACAACCTGGCCTATCAAGGCGTGACCAGCCTCGGTTCCTGCCCGGAACTGGGCATCCCGATGCATGCACTGCAACAGGAAGGCATGGAGTTCTACGGCAAGATGTCGTTCCTCAAGGCCGGCATGGCCTATTCGAGCCACATCACCACGGTCAGCGCCACCTACGCCCAGGAAATCACCACCCCGGACTTCGGCTGCGGCCTCGACGGTTTTCTCGCCGCCAAGACCCAGCAGGGCTTGCTCAGCGGGATTCCCAACGGCATCGACGAAAGCTGGGACGCCGCTACCGACCCGCACCTGTTCCGTCCCTTCGCCATCGGCGACTGGGAGGGTAAAGCGGTGAACGCCGCCCACGTCCGTGAATTGTTCGGCCTCAAGGATTCCAAGGGCCCGCTGTTTGCCGTGGTTTCGCGTCTCGTCTACCAGAAAGGCCTGGACCTGACCGAAGCGGTGAGCGAGTACATCGTCGCCAACGGCGGCCAGATTGCGATCATCGGCCGTGGCGAGCCGGAAGAAGAACAGGCGATGCGCGAGCTGGCCCTGCGCTTTCCGGGGCAAGTGGGGGTGCGCATCGGCTTCAATGAAACCGACGCCCGGCGCATGTTTGCCGGCAGCGATTTCCTGCTGATGCCTTCGCGTTACGAACCCTGCGGCCTGAGCCAGATGTACGCCCAGCGCTTCGGCTCGTTGCCGGTGGCGCGCAACACCGGTGGCCTGGCCGACACCATAGAAAATGGCGTCACCGGGTTCCTGTTCGACGAATCCACGGTCGAAAGCTACCGCGAAGCCCTCAGCCGCGCCTTCAAGGTGTTCGCCTTCCCTGACCTGCTCAACGCCATGCGTTGCCGGGCCATGGCCGCGCCGTTCAACTGGTGCAAGGCGGTCGAGCCCTACGCCGAACTGTATGAACAACTGGTGGGCAAAGCCCTGGGCAAATCGGGCAAACAGTAA
- the treZ gene encoding malto-oligosyltrehalose trehalohydrolase produces the protein MPLRTLETWPHGAIMLDAEHTRFALWAPDAFDVSVELEDEQSLPLLPQANGWFVLNTRCPAGTRYRYNIDGELQVPDPASRAQAGDIGSHSVVVDPLAYQWQHNDWPGRPWTEAVIYELHVGVLGGFAAVEQHLARLAELGITAIELMPLAQFPGERNWGYDGVLPYAPQSSYGTPEQLKHLIDTAHGHGLAVILDVVYNHFGPDGNYLHRYAKGFFREDKHTPWGAAIDFRQREVREFFIDNALMWLLEYRFDGLRLDAVHAIEDPNFLQELALRVRQETEPARHVWLTVENEHNEATLLEQGFDAQWNDDGHNALHVLLTGETDAYYAEYAERPTEQLARCLNQGFVFQGHFTLDGTPRGEPSGHLPPSAFILFLQNHDQIGNRALGERLHQLTPPDALKAATALLLLSPMIPLLFMGDEFAAEQPFQFFTSHHGELAGLVREGRRNEFAGFSAFADPHKREQIPDPNDLQTFEASRPLLTGNAHSAMHDFYRQLLQIRRREIVPRLPGTETQGTEVLGFGAISAHWRMGDGSELRIDLNLSGTPVVHHPQAGATLLFAQPPQPELLTQGVLAPYCVLVSLTPATPLHPVNGERL, from the coding sequence ATGCCGTTACGGACCCTTGAAACCTGGCCCCACGGCGCAATCATGCTGGACGCAGAACACACGCGTTTTGCCTTGTGGGCGCCAGATGCGTTTGACGTCAGTGTAGAACTGGAAGATGAACAATCCTTGCCGTTGCTGCCACAGGCCAATGGCTGGTTCGTGCTCAACACCCGCTGTCCGGCGGGCACCCGCTACCGCTACAACATCGATGGCGAACTGCAAGTGCCTGACCCGGCCTCACGGGCTCAGGCGGGTGACATCGGCAGCCACAGCGTGGTGGTCGATCCCCTCGCCTATCAATGGCAACACAATGACTGGCCGGGGCGGCCCTGGACCGAAGCGGTCATCTACGAACTGCATGTGGGTGTACTCGGCGGTTTTGCTGCCGTTGAACAGCACCTGGCGCGCCTCGCCGAACTGGGCATTACCGCCATCGAACTGATGCCCCTGGCGCAGTTCCCCGGCGAGCGCAACTGGGGCTACGACGGGGTCCTGCCCTACGCGCCGCAGTCGTCCTATGGCACGCCCGAACAACTCAAACACCTGATCGACACCGCCCACGGCCATGGTCTGGCAGTGATTCTGGACGTGGTCTACAACCACTTCGGTCCAGACGGCAACTACCTGCATCGCTATGCCAAAGGGTTTTTCCGCGAAGACAAACACACGCCCTGGGGCGCCGCTATCGATTTCCGGCAGCGCGAAGTGCGGGAATTTTTCATCGACAACGCGCTGATGTGGTTACTGGAATACCGCTTCGACGGTCTGCGCCTGGACGCGGTGCATGCCATCGAAGACCCTAATTTTCTCCAGGAGCTGGCGCTGCGGGTGCGCCAGGAAACAGAACCGGCACGCCATGTCTGGCTGACCGTGGAGAACGAACACAATGAGGCGACTCTGCTGGAGCAGGGCTTTGACGCGCAGTGGAACGACGACGGCCACAACGCCCTGCACGTGTTGCTGACCGGAGAAACCGACGCCTATTACGCCGAATACGCCGAGCGTCCCACCGAACAGCTTGCGCGCTGCCTGAACCAGGGCTTTGTGTTCCAGGGTCACTTCACCCTCGATGGCACGCCCCGCGGTGAGCCGAGCGGGCATTTGCCGCCCAGCGCCTTCATCCTGTTTCTGCAAAACCACGATCAGATCGGCAATCGCGCACTCGGCGAACGCCTGCACCAACTGACCCCGCCCGACGCCCTGAAAGCGGCTACCGCACTGTTGCTGCTGTCACCGATGATCCCGCTGCTGTTCATGGGCGATGAGTTCGCCGCCGAGCAACCGTTCCAGTTCTTCACCAGTCACCATGGCGAACTGGCGGGACTGGTGCGCGAAGGTCGACGCAACGAATTCGCCGGGTTCAGCGCCTTCGCCGACCCGCACAAACGCGAGCAGATTCCCGATCCCAATGACCTTCAGACCTTCGAGGCTTCCCGGCCACTGCTGACCGGCAATGCGCATTCGGCCATGCACGATTTCTATCGGCAGCTGTTGCAGATTCGGCGGCGGGAAATCGTTCCACGCCTGCCCGGTACCGAGACGCAGGGCACCGAAGTACTTGGCTTCGGGGCCATCAGCGCGCACTGGCGCATGGGCGATGGCAGCGAGCTGCGCATTGACCTGAACCTCAGCGGCACGCCCGTGGTCCACCATCCACAGGCCGGCGCCACCCTGTTGTTCGCCCAACCGCCGCAGCCTGAACTGTTGACCCAGGGCGTCCTCGCCCCGTATTGCGTGCTCGTCAGTCTCACGCCTGCAACCCCTTTGCACCCTGTCAATGGAGAGCGCCTATGA
- the malQ gene encoding 4-alpha-glucanotransferase yields MSDAQLEILASRAGLAVDWIDANGRPQKVAPAVLRAVLTGLGHPASSAQEIDASLLQLQQVQHTRFLPPLITADVGTGVDLARYFAPETPCEIHLEDGSRLNLKLDAEAILPGLIPVGYQHVSIDSQSFTLAVAPERCFSVGDAVDSPIPRNWGLSVQLYALRRKGDGGFGDTQALEDLARVAGERGADALAISPLHAMFSSDTQRYSPYSPSSRLFLNSLYAAPGAILGERALRTAIDATGLADELKHLEALPLIDWPVAAQAKYRVLEALYEGFVQGEHPLHEDFSSYRHAGGEALENHCRFEAIQETRVARGEDPDWRHWPEHWRDPRSAELAGFAEENAGRIGYFAFCQWLITRCLERAQATAKSAGMGIGLIADLAVGADGGGSQAWSRQDELLASLTVGAPPDILNRSGQGWGISAFSPEGLVRNGFRAFIEMLRANFAHAGGLRIDHVMGLQRLWVIPNDSPPSDGAYLYYPVDDLLRLLTLESHRHQAIVLGEDLGTVPDGLQEKLIARSILGMRILLFEQDNSHFKPILDWPDNALATTSTHDLPTLNGWWHGRDIDWNARLGRTDAQGEIEWRHHREREREGLRRALSQDPQNFREESHEADQVLDASVRFLGHTRAPLVLLPLEDALGIDEQANLPGTTDTHPNWSRRLPGYSEALLDDPDAARRLELLACARLQAAERDR; encoded by the coding sequence ATGAGCGATGCTCAACTGGAAATACTGGCCAGCCGAGCAGGTCTTGCCGTCGACTGGATCGACGCCAACGGCCGCCCGCAAAAAGTCGCCCCGGCGGTACTGCGCGCCGTCCTGACCGGCCTTGGCCATCCGGCCAGCAGCGCTCAGGAAATCGACGCCAGCCTGCTGCAACTGCAACAGGTACAACACACGCGATTCCTGCCGCCCCTGATCACCGCCGACGTCGGTACGGGCGTCGACCTGGCGCGCTATTTCGCCCCCGAAACCCCCTGTGAAATTCACCTCGAAGATGGTTCGCGCCTCAACCTGAAACTCGACGCCGAGGCGATTTTGCCGGGGTTGATTCCAGTCGGATACCAGCACGTCAGCATCGACAGCCAGAGCTTCACCCTGGCCGTGGCCCCCGAACGCTGCTTCAGCGTCGGCGATGCCGTCGACAGCCCGATCCCGCGCAACTGGGGCCTGAGCGTGCAGTTGTACGCCCTGCGCCGCAAAGGCGATGGCGGTTTCGGCGACACCCAGGCCCTGGAAGATCTGGCCCGGGTGGCCGGTGAACGCGGTGCCGATGCGTTGGCGATCAGCCCGCTGCACGCCATGTTCAGCAGCGACACCCAGCGCTACAGCCCTTATTCACCGTCCAGCCGTTTGTTCCTGAACAGCCTGTACGCCGCGCCGGGTGCGATTCTCGGCGAGCGCGCGCTACGCACGGCCATTGACGCCACCGGTCTGGCCGATGAACTCAAACATTTGGAAGCCTTGCCCCTGATCGACTGGCCGGTGGCGGCGCAAGCCAAGTACCGTGTACTGGAAGCGCTGTACGAAGGCTTCGTCCAGGGCGAACACCCGTTGCACGAAGACTTCAGCAGCTATCGCCATGCCGGCGGCGAAGCGCTGGAAAACCACTGCCGATTCGAAGCGATTCAAGAAACCCGCGTGGCCCGTGGCGAAGACCCGGACTGGCGCCACTGGCCCGAACACTGGCGCGATCCGCGCAGCGCCGAACTGGCGGGGTTCGCCGAAGAAAATGCCGGGCGCATCGGTTATTTCGCCTTCTGCCAATGGCTGATCACCCGTTGCCTTGAACGCGCCCAAGCCACCGCCAAAAGCGCCGGCATGGGCATCGGCCTGATCGCTGACCTCGCGGTAGGTGCCGACGGCGGCGGCAGCCAGGCCTGGAGCCGGCAGGACGAATTGCTCGCCTCGCTCACCGTCGGCGCACCACCCGACATCCTCAACCGCTCTGGCCAGGGCTGGGGGATCTCCGCGTTCTCCCCTGAAGGGCTGGTGCGCAACGGCTTTCGCGCCTTTATTGAAATGCTGCGGGCCAATTTCGCCCATGCAGGCGGTCTGCGCATCGATCACGTCATGGGCCTGCAACGGCTGTGGGTGATCCCTAACGATTCGCCACCGAGCGATGGCGCCTACCTGTATTACCCGGTGGACGACCTGCTGCGCCTGCTGACCCTTGAATCGCACCGCCATCAGGCGATCGTCCTCGGCGAAGACCTCGGCACCGTGCCCGACGGCCTGCAGGAAAAGCTCATTGCCCGCTCGATCCTCGGCATGCGCATATTGTTGTTCGAACAGGACAACAGCCATTTCAAGCCAATCCTCGACTGGCCGGACAACGCCTTGGCGACCACCAGCACCCACGATCTGCCAACCCTCAATGGCTGGTGGCACGGGCGTGACATCGACTGGAATGCCCGCCTCGGCCGGACCGATGCCCAAGGCGAAATCGAATGGCGCCATCACCGCGAACGCGAGCGCGAAGGCCTGCGTCGAGCGCTCAGCCAGGACCCGCAGAATTTCCGCGAAGAGTCTCATGAAGCCGATCAAGTGCTGGACGCCAGCGTGCGCTTCCTCGGCCATACCCGCGCGCCACTGGTGCTGCTGCCATTGGAAGATGCGCTCGGTATCGACGAGCAGGCGAACCTGCCCGGTACCACCGACACGCACCCCAATTGGTCCCGGCGCCTGCCGGGCTACAGCGAAGCGCTGCTCGATGACCCGGACGCCGCCCGGCGTCTGGAACTGCTCGCCTGCGCGCGACTCCAGGCAGCCGAGCGTGACCGATGA
- a CDS encoding malto-oligosyltrehalose synthase — protein sequence MNQALIQPLRATLRLQFHKGFTLDDAVPLVPYFAQLGISHVYASPLLAARAGSMHGYDVVDPTTVNPELGGEAALRRLVQALRAEQMGMILDIVSNHMAVGGNDNPWWLDLLQWGRLSPYGEFFDIQWHSPDPLMEGQLLLPFLGSDYGVALQEGTLPLRFDARRGAFYVEHYDHHFPICSAHYGELLKPDAELNTEKTEQLKFLADRFTQLSYQSDAHSLAVPLQEELRNLATDPSLLRVIQHNLGAYDSLTADGFNNLHNLLERQSYRLASWRTAGDDINWRRFFDVNELGGLRVERPAVFEATHAKIFALIAEGLVDGLRVDHIDGLADPRGYCRKLRRRVDSLSPQRHLPIYVEKILGEGETLHRDWSVDGTTGYEFMNQVSLLQHDPDGADTLAQLWNQYSERPAGFMQEAQLARQQILNGSLAGDFESVAQALLQVARDDLMTRDLTLGAIRRALQELIVHFPVYRTYISPLGRSAADDVFFQQAMNGARQTLGEADWPVLDCLANWLGGEPWRKRPVKGRQRKILKHACVRFQQLTSPAAAKAVEDTAFYRSAVVLSRNDVGFSTEQFSAPVADFHAACANRLDEFPNNLLATATHDHKRGEDTRARLAVLSERSGWYAEQVANWRALAQPLRDDEQMPSAGDELILYQAILGSWPLGLRSDDQPSLEHYAKRLWQWQRKALREAKLQSSWSAPNEAYEKATEAFVQRLLLSPEGELLRAALSQAVEAIATPGALNGLAQTLLRMTVPGVPDLYQGNEFWDFSLVDPDNRRPVDYRLRQQTLQAPLDLPALLHNWHDGRIKQSLIAQVLNLRTEHAELFRHGTYQPLQVLGSQAHRVLAFVRQHEGKRAVIVIPIRCAALLENSARPQIDALAWGDTRLVLPFRPSEENWKGLFSSVAVTKNRELNISTALGDFPVNVFIQLSTQA from the coding sequence ATGAATCAGGCGCTCATCCAACCGTTGCGGGCGACACTGCGGCTGCAATTTCATAAAGGCTTTACCCTCGACGATGCGGTGCCGCTGGTGCCGTATTTCGCTCAACTGGGCATCAGCCACGTCTACGCCTCACCGCTGCTGGCCGCCCGCGCCGGCTCCATGCACGGCTACGACGTGGTGGACCCGACCACGGTCAACCCGGAACTGGGCGGCGAAGCGGCGTTGCGCCGGCTGGTGCAGGCGTTGCGCGCCGAGCAGATGGGGATGATCCTCGACATCGTTTCCAACCACATGGCCGTCGGCGGCAATGACAATCCATGGTGGCTGGACTTGCTGCAATGGGGCCGCCTGAGCCCGTATGGCGAGTTCTTCGACATTCAGTGGCACTCCCCCGACCCGTTGATGGAAGGTCAGTTACTGCTGCCATTTCTGGGCAGTGACTACGGCGTCGCCTTGCAGGAAGGCACCTTGCCCCTGCGGTTCGACGCCCGGCGCGGTGCCTTCTACGTCGAGCATTACGACCATCACTTTCCGATTTGCTCCGCCCACTATGGCGAACTGCTCAAACCCGATGCTGAACTGAACACCGAAAAGACCGAGCAGCTCAAATTCCTCGCCGATCGCTTCACGCAACTGAGCTACCAGTCCGATGCCCACAGCCTGGCAGTGCCGCTGCAAGAAGAATTGCGCAACCTGGCGACCGATCCGTCGCTGCTTCGCGTCATTCAACACAATCTCGGCGCCTACGACTCGCTGACCGCGGACGGTTTCAACAACCTGCACAACCTGCTGGAACGTCAGAGTTATCGCCTGGCCAGCTGGCGCACAGCCGGGGACGACATCAACTGGCGGCGATTTTTCGATGTCAACGAGCTCGGCGGCCTGCGGGTGGAACGCCCCGCAGTGTTCGAGGCAACCCACGCGAAAATCTTCGCGCTGATTGCCGAGGGCCTGGTGGACGGGCTGCGCGTCGATCACATCGACGGCCTCGCCGACCCGCGTGGTTACTGCCGCAAACTACGGCGCCGAGTCGACAGCCTGTCACCGCAACGGCACCTGCCGATCTACGTCGAGAAAATCCTCGGCGAAGGCGAAACCCTGCACCGCGACTGGTCGGTGGATGGCACCACCGGTTATGAATTCATGAACCAGGTGTCGCTGCTGCAACACGATCCCGACGGGGCCGACACCCTCGCTCAACTGTGGAATCAATACAGCGAGCGGCCTGCCGGGTTCATGCAGGAAGCACAACTGGCGCGCCAGCAAATCCTCAATGGCTCGCTCGCCGGGGACTTCGAAAGCGTCGCCCAGGCCCTGCTGCAAGTGGCCCGGGATGACCTGATGACCCGCGACCTGACCCTGGGCGCGATTCGCCGGGCGTTGCAGGAACTGATCGTGCATTTCCCGGTGTACCGCACCTACATCAGCCCGCTGGGCCGTTCAGCCGCTGACGACGTGTTTTTCCAGCAGGCCATGAACGGTGCACGGCAGACGTTGGGCGAAGCCGACTGGCCGGTACTCGACTGCCTGGCCAACTGGCTGGGTGGCGAGCCCTGGCGCAAACGTCCGGTCAAGGGCCGCCAGCGCAAGATCCTCAAGCATGCCTGCGTGCGTTTTCAGCAACTGACGTCACCTGCCGCCGCCAAAGCCGTGGAAGACACCGCGTTCTATCGCTCGGCGGTAGTGCTGTCGCGCAATGACGTGGGCTTCAGCACCGAGCAGTTCAGCGCTCCGGTGGCGGACTTTCACGCCGCCTGCGCCAACCGCCTCGACGAATTCCCCAACAACCTGCTGGCCACCGCCACCCACGACCACAAACGCGGCGAAGACACCCGCGCACGCCTGGCGGTGCTGAGCGAGCGCAGCGGTTGGTATGCCGAGCAGGTTGCGAACTGGCGAGCCCTTGCCCAGCCGCTGCGCGACGATGAGCAGATGCCCTCGGCTGGCGATGAGTTGATCCTGTATCAGGCGATCCTCGGCAGCTGGCCGCTCGGGCTGCGCAGTGACGATCAGCCTTCGCTTGAGCACTACGCCAAACGCCTGTGGCAATGGCAACGCAAAGCCCTGCGCGAAGCCAAGCTGCAAAGCAGCTGGAGCGCACCGAACGAGGCGTATGAAAAGGCCACCGAGGCATTCGTCCAGCGGTTGTTGCTAAGCCCCGAAGGCGAATTGCTGCGCGCGGCGTTGAGCCAGGCGGTTGAAGCCATCGCCACCCCCGGCGCACTCAATGGCCTGGCGCAAACCTTGCTGCGAATGACCGTGCCAGGTGTGCCGGATCTGTATCAGGGCAACGAGTTCTGGGATTTTTCCCTGGTGGACCCTGACAACCGCCGGCCAGTGGATTACCGCCTTCGGCAGCAGACCTTGCAGGCGCCGCTGGACTTGCCTGCGCTGCTGCACAACTGGCACGACGGGCGAATCAAACAAAGCCTGATCGCCCAGGTGCTGAACCTGCGCACCGAACACGCCGAGCTGTTTCGCCATGGCACCTATCAACCGCTTCAAGTGCTGGGCAGTCAGGCGCATCGGGTGCTCGCCTTTGTTCGACAGCACGAGGGAAAACGGGCGGTGATTGTCATACCGATCCGATGTGCCGCCCTGCTGGAAAACAGTGCCCGACCGCAGATTGATGCGCTGGCATGGGGCGATACGCGACTGGTATTACCGTTCAGGCCCTCTGAAGAAAATTGGAAGGGACTTTTTTCAAGCGTTGCAGTCACAAAAAACAGGGAGCTGAACATCAGCACCGCGCTTGGGGATTTCCCGGTCAATGTCTTTATCCAACTCTCAACACAAGCATGA
- a CDS encoding DUF2934 domain-containing protein, translating into MSTDDKRIREFAYQIWESEGKPEGHEDRHWEMARKLAEAEALAPSKSPKAAGSKAATKAPAGKADAKAVDSKAKPKAKPAAASTVVPPGEKGAEKKPRAARKPPAS; encoded by the coding sequence ATGAGTACCGACGATAAACGCATTCGCGAGTTCGCCTATCAGATCTGGGAATCAGAAGGCAAACCCGAGGGCCACGAAGACCGTCACTGGGAAATGGCGCGCAAACTGGCCGAAGCCGAAGCCCTGGCGCCAAGCAAATCGCCCAAGGCCGCTGGCAGCAAAGCGGCGACCAAGGCGCCCGCCGGCAAGGCCGACGCCAAGGCGGTAGACAGCAAAGCCAAGCCAAAAGCCAAGCCGGCCGCTGCCTCAACCGTGGTGCCGCCCGGTGAAAAAGGCGCCGAGAAGAAACCGCGAGCGGCACGCAAGCCACCAGCGTCCTGA